One stretch of Streptomyces peucetius DNA includes these proteins:
- the hrpA gene encoding ATP-dependent RNA helicase HrpA: MSTSFAEIQTLLAGASLRDAHRLGRRLEGARRIRKPEARQAVLDEIAAEVEKSAARIARRAGRVPEVTYPEQLPVSQKKDAILEAIRDHQVVIVAGETGSGKTTQIPKICLELGRGVRGMIGHTQPRRIAARTVAERVAEELNTPLGEAVGWKVRFTDQASGDTLVKLMTDGILLAEIQTDRELRAYDTIIIDEAHERSLNIDFLLGYLAQLLPKRPDLKVVVTSATIDPERFSRHFGDAPIVEVSGRTYPVEVRYRPLLEEQGDDSDRDQITAITDAVEELMGEGKGDILVFLSGEREIRDTADALNKKQYRFTEVLPLYARLSHAEQHRVFQQHTGRRIVLATNVAETSLTVPGIKYVIDPGTARISRYSHRTKVQRLPIEPVSQASANQRKGRCGRTSDGICIRLYSEDDFNARPEFTDAEILRTNLASVILQMTAAGLGDIEKFPFIDPPDHRNIRDGVQLLQELGAFDPAEKDPRKKLTETGRKLSQLPVDPRLARMILEADKNGCVREVMVIAAALSIQDPRERPAEKQAQADQQHARFKDETSDFLAFLNLWRYVREQQKERGSSSFRRMCKQEYLNFLRIREWQDIYSQLRTVAKQMGLHLEEPAAGTAAPDQSVHVSLLAGLLSHIGMKDVKETGREGGKSTAKNEYLGARNAKFAIFPGSALFKKPPRFVMSAELVETSRLWARVNAKIEPEWIEPLAQHLLKRTYSEPHWEKDAAAVMAYEKVTLYGVPIVAQRKVNYGRIDPEVSRDLFIRNALVEGDWRTHHKFFADNRRLLTEVEELEHRARRRDILVDDETLFDFYDQRVPEHVVSGAHFDSWWKHKRREQPELLDFEREMLINEKAGEVTKDDYPDSWRQGRLKFRVTYQFEPGADADGVTVHIPLQVLNQVTDEGFDWQIPGLREDVVTELIRSLPKPVRRHYVPAPNYAKAFLDRAVPLQEPLPVTLARELQRMVGVPVSADDFDLSRVPDHLKITFRIVDERRRKIAEDKDLEALRLKLKPKARQALSKAAAAATAGPSGSGESLERTGLMDWTIGTLTKVFETRRAGQPVKAFPALVDDGASVSVRLFDTEAEQAQAMWQGTRRLIMLNIPVNPAKFASDKLTNQQKLALSRNPHGSIQALFEDCALAAADRLIAEHGGPAWDEESFRKLFDKVRADLVDLTVRTIDQVQQILAAWQACERRLKATNSLVLISNVQDVRDQLAALVPAGFVTRTGLRRLPDLMRYLIAVDRRLQQMPTAVQRDTTRMEKVHEMQDEYAWLLEQMPQGRPVPQAVLDIRWMIEELRVSYFAHALGTAYPVSDKRIVKAIDAAAP; encoded by the coding sequence ATGTCTACTTCCTTCGCCGAGATCCAGACCCTGCTGGCCGGGGCGTCCCTGCGGGACGCCCACCGGCTCGGCCGCCGTCTCGAAGGCGCCCGCCGCATCCGTAAGCCCGAGGCACGGCAGGCCGTGCTGGACGAGATCGCCGCGGAGGTGGAGAAGTCCGCGGCCCGCATCGCCCGGCGCGCCGGGCGCGTGCCCGAGGTCACGTACCCCGAGCAGCTGCCCGTCAGCCAGAAGAAGGACGCGATCCTGGAGGCGATACGGGACCACCAGGTCGTGATCGTCGCAGGTGAGACGGGGTCGGGCAAGACGACCCAGATTCCGAAGATCTGTCTGGAGCTCGGCCGCGGTGTGCGCGGCATGATCGGCCACACACAACCCCGGCGTATCGCCGCCCGCACCGTCGCGGAGCGGGTCGCGGAGGAGCTGAACACCCCGCTGGGCGAGGCGGTCGGCTGGAAGGTCCGTTTCACCGACCAGGCGAGCGGCGACACCCTCGTCAAGCTGATGACGGACGGCATCCTGCTCGCCGAGATCCAGACGGACCGGGAGCTGCGCGCCTACGACACGATCATCATCGACGAGGCGCACGAGCGGTCGCTGAACATCGATTTCCTGCTCGGCTATCTCGCCCAGCTGCTGCCGAAGCGTCCCGACCTCAAGGTCGTGGTCACCTCGGCGACGATCGACCCGGAGCGTTTCTCCCGGCACTTCGGCGATGCCCCGATCGTCGAGGTCAGCGGCCGTACGTACCCGGTCGAGGTGCGTTACCGGCCCCTGCTGGAGGAGCAGGGCGACGACAGCGACCGTGACCAGATCACCGCGATCACGGACGCCGTCGAGGAGCTCATGGGCGAGGGGAAGGGCGACATCCTCGTCTTCCTCTCCGGCGAGCGCGAGATCCGCGACACGGCGGACGCGCTCAACAAGAAGCAGTACCGGTTCACCGAGGTGCTCCCTCTCTACGCCCGGCTCTCGCACGCCGAGCAGCACCGGGTGTTCCAGCAGCACACCGGCCGCCGGATCGTCCTCGCGACGAACGTCGCGGAGACGTCGCTGACCGTCCCCGGCATCAAGTACGTGATCGACCCGGGCACCGCCCGCATCTCCCGCTACAGCCACCGCACCAAGGTGCAGCGGCTGCCCATCGAGCCGGTCAGCCAGGCGAGCGCCAACCAGCGCAAGGGCCGCTGCGGCCGTACGTCGGACGGCATCTGCATCCGGCTCTACTCGGAGGACGACTTCAACGCCCGTCCCGAGTTCACGGACGCGGAGATCCTGCGGACGAACCTGGCGTCCGTCATCCTCCAGATGACCGCGGCCGGTCTCGGCGACATCGAGAAGTTCCCGTTCATCGACCCGCCGGACCACCGCAACATCCGCGACGGGGTCCAGCTCCTCCAGGAGCTCGGCGCGTTCGACCCGGCCGAGAAGGACCCGCGCAAGAAGCTCACCGAGACGGGCCGCAAGCTCTCGCAGCTGCCGGTCGACCCGCGGCTGGCGCGCATGATTCTCGAGGCCGACAAGAACGGCTGTGTCCGCGAGGTCATGGTGATCGCGGCCGCGCTCTCCATCCAGGACCCGCGCGAGCGCCCGGCGGAGAAGCAGGCGCAGGCGGACCAGCAGCACGCCCGCTTCAAGGACGAGACGAGCGACTTCCTCGCCTTCCTCAACCTGTGGCGCTACGTCCGCGAGCAGCAGAAGGAGCGCGGCTCCTCCAGCTTCCGCCGGATGTGCAAGCAGGAGTATCTGAACTTCCTGCGCATCCGCGAGTGGCAGGACATCTACTCGCAGCTGCGGACGGTGGCCAAACAGATGGGCCTCCATCTGGAGGAGCCTGCGGCGGGTACAGCCGCCCCCGACCAGTCCGTCCATGTCTCGCTCCTCGCCGGTCTGCTGTCTCACATCGGCATGAAGGACGTGAAGGAAACCGGGCGGGAGGGTGGGAAGAGCACAGCGAAGAACGAGTACCTGGGCGCCCGCAACGCCAAGTTCGCGATCTTCCCGGGCTCCGCCCTCTTCAAGAAGCCGCCGCGGTTCGTGATGTCCGCCGAGCTGGTGGAGACCTCACGCCTGTGGGCGCGGGTCAACGCGAAGATCGAACCGGAGTGGATCGAACCGCTCGCGCAGCATTTGCTGAAGCGTACGTACAGCGAACCGCACTGGGAGAAGGACGCGGCCGCGGTGATGGCGTACGAGAAGGTGACGCTGTACGGCGTGCCGATCGTCGCCCAGCGCAAGGTCAACTACGGGCGGATCGACCCGGAGGTCTCGCGCGACCTCTTCATCCGCAACGCGCTGGTCGAGGGCGACTGGCGCACGCACCACAAGTTCTTCGCGGACAACCGCAGGCTGCTGACCGAGGTCGAGGAACTGGAGCACCGGGCCCGCCGGCGCGACATCCTCGTCGACGACGAGACGCTGTTCGACTTCTACGACCAGCGGGTGCCCGAACACGTGGTGTCGGGCGCGCACTTCGACTCCTGGTGGAAGCACAAGCGCCGTGAGCAGCCCGAACTGCTCGACTTCGAGCGCGAGATGCTCATCAACGAGAAGGCCGGCGAGGTCACCAAGGACGACTACCCGGACTCGTGGCGGCAGGGCCGGCTGAAGTTCCGGGTGACGTACCAGTTCGAACCGGGCGCGGACGCGGACGGTGTGACCGTCCACATCCCGCTGCAGGTGCTGAACCAGGTCACCGACGAGGGCTTCGACTGGCAGATCCCGGGCCTGCGGGAGGACGTGGTCACCGAGCTGATCCGTTCCCTGCCGAAACCGGTCCGCCGCCACTACGTGCCCGCGCCGAACTACGCGAAGGCGTTCCTGGACCGCGCCGTGCCCCTGCAGGAGCCGCTGCCGGTCACGCTGGCGCGAGAACTGCAGCGGATGGTCGGCGTGCCCGTCTCCGCGGACGACTTCGACCTGTCCCGCGTACCCGACCATCTGAAGATCACCTTCCGGATCGTCGACGAGCGGCGCCGGAAGATCGCGGAGGACAAGGACCTGGAGGCGCTGCGGCTCAAACTGAAGCCGAAGGCCCGTCAGGCGCTCTCCAAGGCCGCCGCGGCCGCCACGGCGGGCCCGTCCGGCTCCGGGGAGTCCCTGGAGCGCACCGGCCTCATGGACTGGACGATCGGCACGCTGACGAAGGTCTTCGAGACCCGGCGGGCTGGCCAGCCGGTCAAGGCGTTCCCGGCCCTGGTGGACGACGGTGCCTCGGTCTCCGTGCGGCTCTTCGACACGGAGGCGGAGCAGGCGCAGGCCATGTGGCAGGGCACCCGTCGGCTGATCATGCTCAACATTCCGGTGAACCCGGCGAAGTTCGCCTCCGACAAGCTGACGAACCAGCAGAAACTGGCGCTGTCCCGCAATCCGCACGGCTCGATCCAGGCGCTCTTCGAGGACTGCGCCCTGGCCGCGGCCGACCGGCTGATCGCGGAGCACGGCGGACCGGCGTGGGACGAGGAGTCGTTCCGGAAGCTGTTCGACAAGGTCCGCGCCGACCTCGTCGACCTCACCGTCCGCACGATCGACCAGGTGCAGCAGATCCTGGCGGCCTGGCAGGCCTGTGAGCGCCGTCTGAAGGCCACGAACAGCCTGGTCCTGATCAGCAACGTCCAGGACGTACGCGACCAGCTGGCGGCCCTGGTGCCCGCCGGCTTCGTGACCCGCACGGGGCTGCGCAGGCTGCCGGACCTGATGCGCTACCTCATCGCGGTGGACCGCCGTCTGCAGCAGATGCCGACGGCCGTCCAGCGCGACACCACGCGCATGGAGAAGGTCCACGAGATGCAGGACGAGTACGCCTGGCTGCTCGAGCAGATGCCGCAGGGCCGTCCCGTGCCGCAGGCGGTCCTGGACATCCGCTGGATGATCGAGGAGCTGCGGGTGAGCTACTTCGCGCACGCGCTGGGCACGGCGTATCCGGTGTCCGACAAGCGGATCGTGAAGGCGATCGACGCGGCCGCGCCGTGA
- a CDS encoding DUF6274 family protein, with amino-acid sequence MAASTARRYETRALLRAHLSAVSGYRHLTRSCPICHRLLRLAMERPEHEPTARAPRTFPPRTVEPAPEPPHDAPPAEDKGPTKE; translated from the coding sequence ATGGCGGCGTCCACGGCAAGGCGGTACGAGACCAGGGCGCTGCTGCGCGCCCATCTGTCGGCCGTGTCCGGCTACCGGCACCTCACGAGGTCCTGCCCCATCTGTCATCGCCTCCTGCGGCTCGCCATGGAGCGCCCGGAGCACGAACCGACGGCACGCGCACCGCGGACGTTCCCACCGAGGACCGTCGAGCCGGCGCCGGAGCCACCCCACGACGCACCGCCGGCCGAGGACAAAGGTCCCACCAAGGAGTGA
- the bldC gene encoding developmental transcriptional regulator BldC has protein sequence MTARTPDAEPLLTPAEVATMFRVDPKTVTRWAKAGKLTSIRTLGGHRRYREAEVRALLAGIPQQRSEA, from the coding sequence ATGACCGCTCGCACCCCTGATGCCGAGCCGCTGCTGACCCCGGCTGAGGTTGCCACCATGTTCCGCGTGGACCCGAAGACGGTCACCCGCTGGGCCAAGGCAGGCAAGCTCACGTCCATCCGCACGCTCGGAGGACATCGCCGGTACCGCGAGGCAGAGGTCCGCGCACTGCTTGCGGGAATTCCGCAGCAGCGCAGCGAGGCCTGA
- a CDS encoding Leu/Phe/Val dehydrogenase: MTDVTGANADVLHTLFRSEQGGHEQVVLCQDRASGLKAVIAIHSTALGPALGGTRFYPYASEQEAVADALNLARGMSYKNAMAGLDHGGGKAVIIGDPEQIKSEELLLAYGRFVDSLGGRYVTACDVGTYVVDMDVVARESRWVTGRSPENGGAGDSSVLTAYGVFQGMRASARHLWGEPALRGRKVGVAGVGKVGHHLVEHLVSDGAEVVITDVREESVRRILDRHPEVTAVADTAALIRTEGLDVYAPCALGGALNDATVPVMTAKAVCGAANNQLAHPGVEKDLADRGILYAPDYVVNAGGVIQVADELHGFDFDRCKAKASKIFDTTLAIFARAKDDGIPPAAAADRIAEQRMAEARGR; encoded by the coding sequence GTGACCGATGTGACCGGCGCCAATGCCGACGTACTGCACACCCTGTTCCGGTCGGAACAGGGGGGCCACGAGCAAGTCGTGCTGTGTCAGGACCGCGCCAGTGGCCTGAAGGCTGTCATCGCCATCCACTCCACCGCCCTGGGCCCGGCCCTCGGCGGCACCCGCTTCTACCCGTACGCGTCCGAGCAGGAGGCCGTCGCCGACGCGCTCAACCTCGCCCGGGGCATGTCGTACAAGAACGCCATGGCCGGTCTGGACCACGGCGGCGGCAAGGCCGTGATCATCGGTGACCCCGAGCAGATCAAGTCGGAGGAACTGCTGCTGGCCTACGGCCGGTTCGTGGACTCCCTCGGCGGCCGCTACGTGACCGCCTGCGACGTCGGCACCTACGTGGTGGACATGGACGTCGTCGCGCGCGAGAGCCGCTGGGTCACCGGCCGCTCCCCCGAGAACGGCGGCGCGGGGGACTCCTCCGTGCTCACCGCCTACGGCGTCTTCCAGGGCATGCGGGCCTCCGCCCGGCACCTGTGGGGCGAGCCGGCGCTGCGGGGCCGCAAGGTGGGCGTCGCCGGCGTCGGGAAGGTCGGCCACCACCTGGTCGAGCATCTGGTCTCCGACGGCGCCGAGGTCGTGATCACGGACGTGCGCGAGGAGTCGGTGCGCCGGATCCTCGACCGGCACCCCGAGGTCACCGCCGTCGCCGACACGGCCGCCCTGATCCGCACCGAGGGCCTGGACGTCTACGCCCCCTGCGCGCTCGGCGGGGCCCTGAACGACGCCACCGTCCCGGTCATGACGGCCAAGGCCGTCTGCGGCGCGGCCAACAACCAGCTGGCGCACCCCGGCGTCGAGAAGGACCTCGCGGACCGCGGGATCCTCTACGCCCCCGACTACGTGGTGAACGCCGGTGGCGTCATCCAGGTCGCCGACGAGCTCCACGGGTTCGACTTCGACCGGTGCAAGGCCAAGGCGTCGAAGATCTTCGACACTACGCTCGCGATATTCGCACGTGCGAAGGATGACGGGATTCCGCCGGCCGCCGCGGCCGACCGGATCGCCGAGCAGCGCATGGCGGAGGCGCGCGGTCGCTGA
- a CDS encoding DUF3073 domain-containing protein, translating into MGRGRAKAKQTKVARQLKYNSGGTDLSRLANELGASTSSQPPNGEPFEDDDEEDDPYAQYADLYNDDEDEDDESGPSSQQRRGA; encoded by the coding sequence ATGGGGCGCGGCCGGGCCAAGGCCAAGCAGACAAAGGTCGCCCGCCAGCTGAAGTACAACAGCGGCGGGACTGACCTGTCGCGTCTGGCCAACGAGCTGGGCGCTTCGACTTCGAGTCAGCCTCCGAACGGCGAGCCGTTCGAGGACGACGACGAGGAAGACGACCCGTACGCACAGTACGCGGATCTGTACAACGACGACGAGGACGAGGACGACGAGTCCGGTCCGTCGTCGCAGCAACGCCGCGGCGCTTGA
- the purM gene encoding phosphoribosylformylglycinamidine cyclo-ligase → MSAESSERAPHAGTGASYAAAGVDIEAGDRAVELMKEWVKKTQRPEVAGLGGLGGFAGLFDASALKRYERPLLASATDGVGTKVDIARQLGVYDTIGHDLVAMVMDDIVVCGAEPLFMTDYICVGKVHPERVAGIVKGIAEGCVLAGTALVGGETAEHPGLLGPDDFDVAGAGTGVVEADRLLGPDRIRKGDAVIAMASSGLHSNGYSLVRHVLFDRAKMSLEQRVEELGRTLGEELLEPTKIYSLDCLALTRTTEVHAFSHITGGGLANNLARVVPDALHAVVDRSTWAPGPVFDLVGTAGRVEQLELEKTLNMGVGMMAVVPQESVDVALTTLADRGVEAWVAGSIVERTDAGHTGAELTGTYAS, encoded by the coding sequence ATGTCTGCTGAATCTTCCGAGCGTGCTCCGCACGCGGGCACCGGTGCCAGCTACGCGGCCGCGGGTGTGGACATCGAGGCGGGCGACCGCGCCGTCGAGCTGATGAAGGAGTGGGTGAAGAAGACGCAGCGCCCTGAGGTCGCGGGCCTCGGCGGCCTGGGCGGCTTCGCCGGCCTCTTCGACGCCTCCGCCCTCAAGCGCTACGAGCGTCCGCTGCTCGCCTCCGCCACCGACGGCGTCGGCACGAAGGTCGACATTGCCCGGCAGCTGGGCGTGTACGACACGATCGGCCACGACCTGGTGGCCATGGTCATGGACGACATCGTCGTCTGCGGCGCCGAGCCGCTGTTCATGACCGACTACATCTGTGTCGGCAAGGTCCACCCCGAGCGGGTCGCCGGGATCGTGAAGGGCATCGCCGAGGGCTGTGTCCTCGCCGGTACCGCTCTGGTCGGCGGCGAGACCGCCGAGCACCCCGGGCTGCTGGGTCCGGACGACTTCGATGTCGCGGGCGCGGGGACCGGTGTGGTCGAGGCGGACCGGCTGCTCGGCCCGGATCGCATCCGTAAGGGTGACGCCGTCATCGCGATGGCGTCGTCCGGGCTTCACTCCAACGGGTACTCGCTGGTCCGGCACGTGCTGTTCGACCGGGCGAAGATGTCGCTCGAGCAGCGGGTGGAGGAGCTCGGCCGGACGCTCGGCGAGGAGCTGCTCGAGCCCACCAAGATCTACTCGTTGGACTGCCTGGCGCTCACCAGGACCACCGAGGTGCACGCTTTCAGCCACATCACCGGCGGCGGGCTCGCCAACAACCTGGCGCGGGTCGTCCCCGACGCGCTGCACGCGGTCGTCGACCGGTCGACCTGGGCGCCGGGCCCGGTGTTCGATCTCGTCGGCACGGCCGGCCGGGTCGAGCAGCTCGAGCTGGAGAAGACGCTGAACATGGGAGTCGGCATGATGGCCGTCGTCCCGCAGGAGTCCGTCGATGTGGCGCTGACCACACTGGCCGACCGGGGCGTCGAGGCCTGGGTCGCCGGCAGCATCGTGGAGCGGACCGACGCCGGGCACACCGGCGCCGAGTTGACCGGTACCTATGCGTCGTAG